The nucleotide window GCGTGCCCGGGGTTCCGCCGGACTCGGCCAGCAGGTACGAATGCATCGACAGGACAAGCGCCTTGTCGAGACGCTTCACTTGGCCAAGGCCTCGAAGGCGGCCTTGTGCTTGGCGAGGATTCGGCGGGTGGCCTCAGCTACCGTCTCGCTCTCGGCGACTTCACTGTCGACAAGTTCATAGTCGAACACCACATACCTGGGCTTGTTGTTCCGCAGAATCACAACTGACCCACGTGCATCGACCTGCCGGGCGACGCGCGAGAAGTTCTGATTCGCTTCACTTATGGACATGATGCTGCTCGAATCGATCAACATGGTCACTCCGTGTTTCTAGGATGAATTCATCCTAGCACGGCCTCGGCAGCACTTCCCTGGCAGGTAAGGCCGGGCCCAAACAGCTAGCTGGCTAGCCGTTCGAGGATGAGCTCGCGCACTCGAGCGGCATCGGCCTGGCCGCGGGTGGCTTTCATAACCGCGCCAACAATGGCGCCGGCGGCTTGGACGCGGCCGGAGCGGATCTTCTCGGCCACATCTGGCTGCGCTGCCAAGGCGACGTCGATGGCCTCAAGTAAGGCGCCGTCATCGGACACCACCTCAAGGCCGCGGGCCACCAGCACCTGCTCAGGCGAACCCTGCCCGGCCAGTACGCCCTCCAAGACTTGCCGGGCCAACTTGTCGTTGATCCGGCCGGCCGCGATTAGGGCTTCTAGCTCGGCAACTGACGCCGCTGTAATGTCCAGCTCGGCTAACTCCACGCCCTGGGCGTTGGCCCGCCGGGCCAGCTCCCCCAGCCACCACTTGCGAGCCCCGGCCGGGGCGGCACCGGCGGCCACCGTCGCTTCGATCAGGTCGAGGGCGCCGGCGTTGACCACGGCCGCCATTTCGAGGTCACTGAAACCCCATTGGGCCAACAGGCGGGCCCGCCGCTTGGCTGGCAGCTCTGGCAAAGTGGCCCGTAGTTCCTCCACCCAAGCCCTTGAAGGCTCCAGCGGCAGCAAGTCCGGTTCGGGGAAATAGCGGTAGTCCTCGGCCTGCTCTTTCGACCGGCCCGGACTGGTCGTCTCTGAATCCTCATGCCAATGCCGAGTCTCCTGGATGACAGCCTGGCCGCCAGCCAAAAGCGCACCTTGGCGGCGCATTTCGTAGTGGGCCGCCTTCTCGATGGCCCTAAACGAATTGACGTTCTTGGTTTCCGAGCGCTTGCCGTAAGGCACGGCGCTTTGGGCCGATGCCGAGGCCGCCTTAGGCCGCAGCGACAAGTTCACATCCGCCCGCAGCGAGCCTTGGTCCATGCGGGCATCGGATATCCCCAAGGCCACCGCCACGTCACGCAGCGCCCTGACGTAGGCCCGGGCCACCTCTGGGGCTCGTTGACCGGCGCCTTCGATCGGCTTGGTAACAATCTCGATCAGCGCCATGCCGCCGCGGTTGTAGTCAACCAAGGTGTAGTCAGAGCCGTGGATGCGGCCGGTGGCACCACCAACGTGGGTGTTTTTGGCGGCGTCTTCCTCCATATGGGCCCGGTCCAATTCGACCCGGAAAACCTCGCCATCATCAAGTTCGACATCCAAGTAGCCGCCCTGGTTGATTGGAGCGTCATGCTGGGAGACCTGATAGTTCTTAGGCAAGTCAGGGTAGAAGTAGTTCTTCCGGGCAAAAACGGAGCGTTCAGCAATGTGGCAATTCAGCGCCAGCCCCAGCCGAATGGCCGATTCAACCACTTTGGCGTTAAGAGCCGGCAAAGTGCCCGGCCAGCCCAAGCAAATGGGGCAGACCTGGGAATTGGGTGGCGCGGCAAATCTAGTTGTACAACCGCAAAACATCTTGGTCTTGGTGGCGAGTTCGACATGCACCTCGATACCCAAAACCGGGTCGAAGGATGCGACCACTTCATCGAATGGCATCAGGTCTACACCGGCACTCATGATGCCTCCAGTTCAGGGGCCTGGTCCAAGAATGGCCCGCCCCATTTGGTTTCGAGCGTGGCTTGAAGGGCGCCAGCCACCTGGTACATCAGGGCGTCGGCGCTAACCGGCGCGGTCACCTGAATGCCAACTGGCAGGCCGTCCTCCGCCAGTCCGCCCGGGAGCGAGATTCCAGGTACACCGGCCAGATTGGAGGGCAAGGTGGCGATGTCGGATAGGTACATGGCCAACAGATCGTCCATCTTCTCGCCCAGTTTGTAAGCCGTGGTTGGGGTGGTTGGGCCAAGCAGCACGTCGACTTTGTCCCAGGCCTTGGCGTAGTCCCGTTGGATCAGAGTGCGAACCTTCTGGGCGCTGCCGTAATGTTCCTCGTAGTGGCCCGTTGACAGCGCGTAGGTGCCCAGAATGACTCGCCGTTTGACCTCCGGTCCAAAGCCGGCCGCCCGGGTGGCGCTCATCACCGACTCGACGGTCACCGGCCCTTGGCTGGGCTCAACCCTCAGACCCAAACGCATGGCGTCGAATTTGGCCAGGTTGGACGATGCCTCAGCCGGCATTATCAAGTAGTAGGCGGCGAAGGCGTAGTCGAAGGATGGGCAGTCGATTTCCTCGATGGACACCCCCAGGCCACGCAGCGCGTCCAAGGCTTCGGTAAAGCGATCCATGACACCTTGCTGATAGCCTTCGCCACTCAGTTGGCGAACCACGCCGACCCGCAGGTTACCCAGGTCACCGGCCAGCCCACGCTTGGCGTATTCGACGACCGGCGGCACCGGTTCGTTCAGTGAAGTCTGGTCTAGCGGATCGTGGCCACCAATGATCTGGTGCAGCATGGCTGCGTCCAATACACCCCGGCCCACCGGTCCAATTTGGTCGAGCGAACTGGCCAGGGCCACAGCGCCGTAGCGCGAGACCCCGCCGTAGGTCGGTTTGGCTCCCACCGTGCCGGTCAGGGCGGAAGGACCTCGGATCGAACCGCCGGTATCCGACCCAATCGCCAGTGGCGCCTCATAGGCCGCCACCGCCGCAGCCGAGCCGCCACCTGAGCCGCCCGGAATCCGGTCCAGGTCCCACGGGTTATGGGTCGGTCCAAAGGCCGAGAACTCGGTCGAAGAACCCATGGCGAATTCGTCGAGGTTGGTTTTGCCAAGAATTGGCATATGGGCCTGGCGCACTTTGGTCACCACGGTGGCGTCAAACCCCGGCCGCCAGTTCTCCAACATGCGCGAACCGCAGGTCGTGATCTGGTCTTTGACCACTACCAGATCCTTGACCGCAATTGGCACTCCGGCCAAGGGTCCTAGCGGCTGGCCTGCAGCTCGGGCCTGGTCAGCCGCCCGGGCCTGGTCCAAGGCCTGGTCTGGGAAGGTCCGCAAAAAAGCCCGCACTTGGGAGTCGACCGCGTTGATTCGATCCAAATGGGCCTGAGTTAGCTCGAATGAGGAGACCTCGCCGGCAGCCAGAGCCGCGGCCATTTCGACTGCGCTGAGCCGGATCAGCTCGCCCCCGCTCACGGCTCCTCACCTAGAATCCGCGGCACTTTGAACTGGTCAGCCTCGCGCTCGGGTGCTCCCTGGAAAACCTGGTCCAACCCAAGCGAAGGCCAAGGCTCGTCCGGTCGGGTCACGTTGACCATGGCAATGGGGTGCGAGGTAGCGGGCACGTCGCTACCGGCCACCTCAATTACCTTTGTCACGGCCTCGGTGATGATGGCCAGCTGCGGGGCCAATTGTTTGAGCTCATCCGCAGGTAGGTCAATCCGCGCCAGCGCGGCGATTCGCGCCACTTCTTCGGTCGAAATTGTCGACATATTTCACCAGCCTAATTGTCCGATGCCGGCCCTCACTTTAGCCCTTTCAGCTTGGCTGCGAGGCGCTCACCCTTGGCGGTAGCCTCTGCCCTCATTGTGGCCTGGTGGTCGACCAGTGCCTGGCGGATTTGCTTGGCCCTGGGCGAATCACCGACCGCCAAGATTCGCCCGGCCAGCAGGCCGGCATTCTTGGCCCCGCCAATGGCGACGGTGGCTACGGGGATACCGGCCGGCATCTGGGCAATCGACAGGAGCGAGTCCAGGCCATCTAGGGTCTTTAGCGCCACCGGCACGCCAATCACAGGTAGCTCGGTGACGGCGGCTAGAACTCCTGGTAGTGCGGCCGCGCCACCGGCGCCAGCGACAATTACGCCCAGCCCCCGCCCGGCCGCCTGGCGTCCGTATTCGATGGTTTCGTCCGGCATACGGTGGGCCGAGATAACGCTGACCTCATAGCTGATGCCGAGTCCGTCCAGCGCCTGGGCGGCACCCTCCATAACCGGCCAATCCGAATCCGAGCCCATCACTATGCCGACTTCGACGCTCACTTGCCCTACCTTCCGCCTGGCTAACTGCGAAGGATCAGTCTACGGATTGTTTCACCCCCGGCGCCACGTCCGCCGCCCTCACCGCCAGTCTGGTCCGTCAAAGCGGACGGCCAGGCTCCGGCAGCGCGCACCCCGCCCCGTTCCTGGGCGATGCTACGCATCGCTAAGGAACGATGCCCGCCACACCCCGGGCGCGCGCTCCCTTCCGCCCGGCCTGGTAGCCCGCCGGGTCGCCGGTCCGAGGCCCGGCATCAACCCGGTGGCCGGTCATGCTCCGGCTAGGCTGTGCGGGTGAGACTGGGCAACCTCCGCGAGGGGCCATCCTCCGGCCGGCCAGCCGGCCGGGCCGGACGTTTGGTCTCCTTGGTGGCAGAGCTGGCCAGATTTGGCACCGTCGGCGCAGTCGCCTTTGTGGTCAACTGGTCGCTGTTCAACCTGCTGGTATTTGGCCCGGGCCAACTACTTGGGCCCCATCCCACCCGGGCCAGGATCCTGGCCAGCTGCGTTGCCACGGTGGTGGCCTGGCTGGGCAACCGCTATTGGACCTTCCGCCGCCAGCGCCAGGCTCAACCGCTCAAGGAGTTCATTGCCTTTGCCCTGGTCAACCTGGGGGGAATCGCAATCGAGGCGGTCGTCCAGTTTGTCGCGGCTTGGCCAATGGGTTATCACGGCTCCAAGCTCGCCATGAACTTGGCCTTCTTGATTGGCACCGCACTAGGAACCTTGTTCCGCTACTTGATGTACAAGTTCACCGTCTTCACCCAGCAACCCACTGCCGGCGAGACCCGGTGAATCTGCCCAACCCAAATCCGACCCATCGCCCTGACCTGCAGGTCTTTCCGGAGGGCCACCGGGGCTAAGGCAGACTGAGCAAGTCTCGCGGTGGAATAGCTAGGTGGTAGTTGGCGGGTCGGCGGTGGCTGGAGTGGTGGCTGAGTCCGTTTTGTCCAGTGCAGCTTGGCGCTGGGCCCGGCGGCGTTCGAGCCGGGCCGAGTGCCGCCTGTCACGGCGGTCGTGGACACGGGCCTCAAAGCGGTAGAGCACCGGCACAACCACCAAGGTCAACATGGTCGAAGATACCAGGCCGCCAATCACCACGATGGCCAGCGGCTGGGAGATAAACGAACCCCCACCACCAGTCACGCCCAGGGCCATTGGTGTCAGGGCCAGGATGGTGGCGGCGGCCGTCATGACAATTGGCCGCAGACGCTTGCGCGCTCCTTCCTCGATGGCTTGATCGAGTTCGCGGCCACGCCGGCGGTATTGATTGATCAGGTCGATCAGCACAATGGCGTTGGAGATGACAATGCCAACCAGTAGCAGCAGACCAATCAGCGACGGCACACCCAGTGCGGTGCCGGTAGCCAGCAATGCCAGCAACGCGCCGGTGGCGGCGAAGGGAATCGAGACCAGCAAAATGAACGGCTGGATCAATGAGCCAAAAGTGGCCACCATCACGATAAAGACAATGGCGATGGCCAGCAGTAGCGCCAGTCCAAGATCAGCAAAGGCCTCGGATTGCTGAGCGGCCACGCCGCCCACCTTGACGTTGACCCCAGGAGCGAAGTCGAGGTCATCCAACGCTGCGCTGACCCGACCAGAGATCTGTCCCAGATCACCCTGACGTGGTGTGACCGCGACAGTGGCTGAACGCTCGCCGTTGACGCGGGTCAACGAGGCTGGGGCCGGCGCGATATCAACAGCCGCCATATCCGACAAGGTCACCGCCCCACCTGGCCCCGCCATCAGCGGCAGCCCAGCGATCGCTTCTAACGACTCCGGCGCCGGCGCCAAGGCTAGGCGTACCGGCAAGGCCGCCTGTTCGGTCCGCAGGGTGCCAATCTGGCTGGGGTGGATCAACCCTGCGGCCAGGCCCATTACCTGGGTTTCGGTCATGCCCATGGCCGCCGCCGCCGCCCGGTTAACCGTGACTTGGACCGCCTCAGAGTCCTGGGTCAAGTTGTTTGACACTTCGACCACACCGTCAAGCTGCTCCACCGAATCGGTCACCGACCCGGCGGCAACCACCAGCGCCTCGCGGTCAGGGGCAGTCACGAAGATGTCGATCGAAGTTGACCCCATCATGGCCTCGGCCCCACCAACACTGATGCCAGTAGTCCGCTGCCCGCCCAAGCCGTCGAGGGCCGCGCGGACCAGGTCTGGTGTGGCCGCGGCATCGGCCCCTTCGCTCAAGGTGACAGCAAAAATGGCCTCCGGCGCCGCTCCTAGCGATACCCCCATCATGCCGCCCCCACCAATCGTGGTCTGGACACTGGCGACCTGGTCAAGACCAAGCAGGGCAGATTCGACCGGCTTCGATTCGGCGTCTTGCGCTTCTAAGGAGGTGCCCATTTCGAAGCTCTGAGTCACGG belongs to Micrococcales bacterium and includes:
- a CDS encoding type II toxin-antitoxin system Phd/YefM family antitoxin is translated as MLIDSSSIMSISEANQNFSRVARQVDARGSVVILRNNKPRYVVFDYELVDSEVAESETVAEATRRILAKHKAAFEALAK
- the gatB gene encoding Asp-tRNA(Asn)/Glu-tRNA(Gln) amidotransferase subunit GatB — its product is MSAGVDLMPFDEVVASFDPVLGIEVHVELATKTKMFCGCTTRFAAPPNSQVCPICLGWPGTLPALNAKVVESAIRLGLALNCHIAERSVFARKNYFYPDLPKNYQVSQHDAPINQGGYLDVELDDGEVFRVELDRAHMEEDAAKNTHVGGATGRIHGSDYTLVDYNRGGMALIEIVTKPIEGAGQRAPEVARAYVRALRDVAVALGISDARMDQGSLRADVNLSLRPKAASASAQSAVPYGKRSETKNVNSFRAIEKAAHYEMRRQGALLAGGQAVIQETRHWHEDSETTSPGRSKEQAEDYRYFPEPDLLPLEPSRAWVEELRATLPELPAKRRARLLAQWGFSDLEMAAVVNAGALDLIEATVAAGAAPAGARKWWLGELARRANAQGVELAELDITAASVAELEALIAAGRINDKLARQVLEGVLAGQGSPEQVLVARGLEVVSDDGALLEAIDVALAAQPDVAEKIRSGRVQAAGAIVGAVMKATRGQADAARVRELILERLAS
- the gatA gene encoding Asp-tRNA(Asn)/Glu-tRNA(Gln) amidotransferase subunit GatA, producing the protein MAAALAAGEVSSFELTQAHLDRINAVDSQVRAFLRTFPDQALDQARAADQARAAGQPLGPLAGVPIAVKDLVVVKDQITTCGSRMLENWRPGFDATVVTKVRQAHMPILGKTNLDEFAMGSSTEFSAFGPTHNPWDLDRIPGGSGGGSAAAVAAYEAPLAIGSDTGGSIRGPSALTGTVGAKPTYGGVSRYGAVALASSLDQIGPVGRGVLDAAMLHQIIGGHDPLDQTSLNEPVPPVVEYAKRGLAGDLGNLRVGVVRQLSGEGYQQGVMDRFTEALDALRGLGVSIEEIDCPSFDYAFAAYYLIMPAEASSNLAKFDAMRLGLRVEPSQGPVTVESVMSATRAAGFGPEVKRRVILGTYALSTGHYEEHYGSAQKVRTLIQRDYAKAWDKVDVLLGPTTPTTAYKLGEKMDDLLAMYLSDIATLPSNLAGVPGISLPGGLAEDGLPVGIQVTAPVSADALMYQVAGALQATLETKWGGPFLDQAPELEAS
- the gatC gene encoding Asp-tRNA(Asn)/Glu-tRNA(Gln) amidotransferase subunit GatC, whose amino-acid sequence is MSTISTEEVARIAALARIDLPADELKQLAPQLAIITEAVTKVIEVAGSDVPATSHPIAMVNVTRPDEPWPSLGLDQVFQGAPEREADQFKVPRILGEEP
- the purE gene encoding 5-(carboxyamino)imidazole ribonucleotide mutase, with amino-acid sequence MGSDSDWPVMEGAAQALDGLGISYEVSVISAHRMPDETIEYGRQAAGRGLGVIVAGAGGAAALPGVLAAVTELPVIGVPVALKTLDGLDSLLSIAQMPAGIPVATVAIGGAKNAGLLAGRILAVGDSPRAKQIRQALVDHQATMRAEATAKGERLAAKLKGLK
- a CDS encoding GtrA family protein, whose protein sequence is MRLGNLREGPSSGRPAGRAGRLVSLVAELARFGTVGAVAFVVNWSLFNLLVFGPGQLLGPHPTRARILASCVATVVAWLGNRYWTFRRQRQAQPLKEFIAFALVNLGGIAIEAVVQFVAAWPMGYHGSKLAMNLAFLIGTALGTLFRYLMYKFTVFTQQPTAGETR